In Gossypium raimondii isolate GPD5lz chromosome 12, ASM2569854v1, whole genome shotgun sequence, a single window of DNA contains:
- the LOC105765671 gene encoding protein C2-DOMAIN ABA-RELATED 4, whose protein sequence is MADSPGSEKTKSSSLMDNLLGLLRVRIKRGVNLAVRDVRSSDPYVVVKLDKQKLKTRVIKRDVNPEWNEDLTLSITDPSTPIRLTVYDHDTFSKDDKMGNAEVDIRPYIEALKVDVDGIPNGTTIARVQPCRTNCLSEESAITLVDGKVVQDICLRLRNVECGEVEIQLQWIELPGSKGLL, encoded by the exons ATGGCAGATTCTCCAGGCTCAGAAAAAACGAAGAGCTCATCGTTGATGGATAACTTATTGGGCCTTCTTCGGGTTCGGATCAAACGGGGCGTTAACCTCGCCGTTCGTGATGTTCGAAGCAGCGATCCTTACGTTGTTGTTAAATTGGATAAACAG AAATTGAAGACTCGTGTAATAAAGAGGGATGTTAATCCTGAGTGGAATGAGGATTTAACTCTTTCCATAACAGATCCTAGTACTCCAATAAGACTG ACAGTTTATGACCATGACACTTTTAGCAAGGATGACAAAATGGGAAATGCAGAGGTTGACATCAGGCCGTACATAGAAGCCTTGAAAGTGGATGTGGATGGTATCCCGAATGGAACCACGATAGCCAGAGTGCAACCTTGCAGGACCAACTGCCTGTCCGAGGAGAGTGCCATCACTTTGGTCGACGGGAAGGTTGTGCAAGACATTTGCCTCCGATTGAGAAACGTGGAGTGCGGTGAAGTGGAAATCCAACTTCAATGGATTGAACTTCCCGGGTCTAAAGGTTTATTATGA